One genomic segment of Candidatus Saccharimonas sp. includes these proteins:
- the der gene encoding ribosome biogenesis GTPase Der: MSKNLPKVAIIGQANVGKSSLFNRMIRAQQAVVAREAGTTRDSVLGKVNYKKQAFWLIDTAGLKDPNDEFEATIQEQIQDAVDASELILVVLDSTKPFSNEDRLIAKKALKSRKPVILVLNKTDLKGNLPNEEFLRLGVKPIIRTSAEHNAGVDELLTEIAEKIPKVKEEKRDKDIIRVALVGRPNAGKSYLFNTMAGKQQAIVANVAGTTRDTNKTQIRFNEKTIEIIDTAGMRKPGKQEVGIEKFSVLRTLNAIDEADICLLLMDANELNTQLDQRIAGLINDAGKGMIIVVSKWDSVEGKDAYTRDALAPRIAYYFKFTPWAPLIFTSSKTGQNVTKIYDLILKVHCNRARQAKTSILNQLLQKATQAHPPAGLKNTHPKLRYISQSDSNPPWFIIHGSNLKFVHWSYKRYLERLIRENFDYSGTPIKFSFRDEKQIKENRARISAGKKVVNKNSGALKKATDTQNKRERKRDEKLARIQKNQ; the protein is encoded by the coding sequence ATGTCTAAAAATCTCCCTAAAGTTGCAATTATTGGTCAGGCGAATGTTGGAAAATCTTCGCTTTTTAACCGAATGATTCGTGCCCAGCAAGCCGTTGTTGCACGAGAAGCCGGAACGACGCGCGACAGTGTTCTTGGTAAAGTTAATTATAAAAAACAGGCTTTTTGGCTGATCGATACAGCTGGTTTAAAAGACCCAAATGATGAGTTTGAGGCTACAATTCAAGAACAAATTCAAGACGCGGTTGACGCCAGTGAATTGATTTTGGTAGTTCTTGATAGCACTAAACCTTTTTCAAATGAAGATCGCTTGATTGCAAAAAAGGCTTTAAAATCTCGAAAGCCAGTAATTTTAGTTTTGAACAAAACTGACTTAAAAGGGAATTTACCAAATGAAGAATTTTTGCGGCTTGGTGTTAAACCGATTATTCGAACTTCTGCCGAGCATAATGCTGGCGTTGATGAACTCTTGACCGAAATTGCTGAAAAAATTCCAAAAGTTAAAGAAGAAAAACGCGACAAAGATATAATTCGTGTGGCTTTAGTCGGCCGCCCAAATGCTGGAAAATCCTATCTTTTCAATACGATGGCGGGCAAACAGCAGGCGATTGTAGCAAATGTTGCTGGAACAACGCGTGATACCAACAAAACGCAAATTCGCTTTAATGAAAAAACTATCGAAATTATCGACACAGCTGGAATGCGAAAACCCGGCAAACAAGAAGTTGGAATTGAAAAATTCAGTGTGCTTCGAACTTTAAATGCGATTGACGAAGCCGATATTTGTTTGCTTTTAATGGATGCAAACGAACTTAATACTCAGCTTGACCAACGAATTGCTGGCTTAATTAATGATGCCGGAAAAGGGATGATTATCGTAGTTTCGAAATGGGATAGTGTTGAAGGGAAAGATGCTTACACTCGCGACGCTTTGGCGCCACGAATCGCATATTATTTTAAATTTACTCCTTGGGCTCCGTTAATTTTTACGAGTTCGAAAACTGGCCAGAATGTGACCAAAATTTATGATTTGATTTTGAAAGTTCACTGCAACCGTGCAAGACAAGCAAAGACTTCAATTTTAAATCAGCTTTTACAAAAAGCAACTCAAGCTCATCCGCCAGCAGGTTTAAAGAATACACATCCAAAATTGCGTTACATTTCACAAAGTGATAGTAACCCACCTTGGTTCATTATTCATGGATCAAATCTAAAATTTGTTCATTGGAGCTATAAACGATATTTGGAGCGCTTAATTCGCGAGAATTTCGATTATTCTGGCACGCCGATTAAGTTTTCTTTCAGAGATGAAAAACAAATCAAAGAAAACCGTGCAAGAATTTCGGCTGGTAAAAAAGTAGTCAACAAAAACTCTGGCGCGCTCAAAAAAGCTACCGATACACAAAATAAACGCGAACGCAAACGCGACGAAAAACTTGCTCGAATTCAAAAAAATCAATAA
- a CDS encoding pseudouridine synthase encodes MEQKTERLNKFLALQLGISRRQADELIEKGRISINGKTAQLGERFKAGDEIKLGEKIISKTREEKKYVIFNKPRGYVCSRKKQGENETIYAILPKEFSVLKPVGRLDKDSSGILLLTNDGDFAFQMTHPKFRKVKEYLVSLDTPLQPIHQQMIADFGINLPDGKSQLGLERLDDSRKNWKVIMSEGRNRQIRRTFSAIGYEVEELHRTVFGSYILPKDLNFGDFRKVEKL; translated from the coding sequence GTGGAGCAAAAAACAGAACGCTTAAATAAATTCCTGGCATTACAGCTAGGAATTTCGCGTAGGCAAGCAGATGAACTTATCGAAAAAGGGCGAATTTCTATCAACGGAAAAACTGCTCAACTCGGTGAACGATTCAAAGCAGGCGATGAAATAAAGCTCGGCGAAAAAATAATCTCAAAAACTCGTGAAGAAAAAAAATATGTAATTTTTAATAAGCCTCGCGGCTATGTTTGCTCGCGGAAAAAACAGGGTGAGAATGAAACAATTTATGCTATTCTCCCAAAAGAATTTAGCGTGCTAAAACCAGTTGGTCGGCTCGATAAAGATTCAAGTGGAATTTTACTCTTAACAAATGATGGCGATTTTGCTTTTCAAATGACCCACCCAAAATTTCGAAAGGTAAAAGAATATCTAGTTTCTCTTGACACGCCGCTTCAGCCAATCCATCAACAGATGATTGCCGATTTTGGAATTAACCTACCAGACGGAAAATCACAGCTTGGGCTTGAACGGCTTGATGATTCGCGAAAAAACTGGAAAGTTATCATGAGTGAAGGTCGCAACCGCCAGATTCGCCGAACATTTTCGGCTATAGGCTACGAAGTTGAAGAACTACACAGAACAGTTTTTGGCTCATATATTTTACCGAAAGATTTAAATTTTGGTGATTTTCGAAAAGTTGAAAAGCTGTAA
- a CDS encoding response regulator — protein sequence MTKILLVEDDKSLREIYGVRLLAEGYDIVSAGDGEEALAMAIKERPNLIVSDVMMPKISGFDMLDILRSTTETRGIKVIMMTALSSEEQRRRGEALGADRYLVKSQVGIEDVVRTVHEVLEDGDLTVEQRTAQKQAPISMSTEETPAIQSQEIKAPSELYSTAQTQAAQAPIQNFEKPAPAPVRPIQPIQSPERAAAPSLAQFEREQTISFSANQPTQSTPQSVQFEQPHVKVAPVQNFRTPESPTIEAPAHPISDFVNQPQAAAQNNQPATPTVSGERVVQPIENSRSDEEILSFQINDILRGGTGENPLNNNSQPPFGAQ from the coding sequence ATGACAAAGATTTTATTAGTAGAAGATGATAAAAGTTTGCGCGAGATTTATGGCGTTCGGTTATTGGCGGAAGGATACGATATTGTTTCGGCTGGTGATGGAGAAGAAGCGCTCGCAATGGCGATTAAAGAACGACCAAACCTAATTGTAAGTGATGTAATGATGCCAAAGATTTCCGGCTTTGACATGCTTGATATTTTGCGCTCAACAACTGAAACGCGCGGTATTAAAGTTATTATGATGACAGCTCTCTCAAGTGAAGAGCAGCGCCGTCGCGGTGAAGCACTTGGCGCTGACCGCTATCTAGTGAAATCTCAAGTGGGAATCGAAGATGTTGTGCGAACAGTTCACGAGGTTCTTGAAGATGGCGATTTAACAGTAGAACAGCGAACTGCACAAAAACAAGCGCCAATATCTATGTCCACCGAAGAAACTCCTGCAATTCAATCGCAAGAAATTAAAGCACCATCCGAATTATACTCTACCGCACAAACTCAGGCAGCCCAAGCGCCAATTCAAAATTTCGAAAAACCAGCGCCAGCACCAGTTCGACCAATTCAGCCTATTCAATCTCCAGAACGTGCCGCAGCACCAAGTTTAGCTCAATTTGAAAGAGAACAAACGATATCTTTTTCTGCAAACCAGCCAACTCAATCAACCCCTCAATCTGTGCAGTTTGAACAGCCCCATGTTAAAGTAGCGCCAGTTCAAAATTTTAGAACACCAGAATCGCCTACAATTGAAGCTCCAGCTCATCCAATTAGTGATTTTGTGAATCAGCCTCAAGCAGCCGCTCAAAATAATCAGCCAGCCACACCAACTGTTTCTGGCGAACGAGTAGTTCAACCAATCGAAAATAGTCGAAGTGATGAGGAAATATTATCTTTTCAAATTAATGATATTCTAAGAGGTGGAACAGGCGAAAACCCCTTAAATAACAATTCTCAACCTCCTTTTGGAGCCCAATAA
- a CDS encoding PAS domain-containing protein, translating into MFNLKNIFSENSENKNSKNTSRNFLGDGKAILDAVDDGVLAVNSKGNILAINPAAEQITGWNGSDAAGLVFNSVLKITNNEGGEMIEISNPVNRVLRTGENFTTRDLFIKTQSGKIVPIFLAVNSIDSQNSGVVVVFRDISKELKDNREQAEFISTASHEMRTPVASIEGYIGLALNPATATIDARAKSYLQKAHENTKHLGQLFQDLLDITKAEDGRLKNEPVVLDAIEFSRNIWEGLKPKAEAKGLNYIFEPDDHKTGEKTLTPVFFIHADRDHLHEILNNLFENAIKYTPSGMVSVNVTGDNNNVQISVKDSGIGIPAEDIPHLFQKFYRVDNSETREINGTGLGLFLSRKLTESIGGFLDVESEYKKGSTFTVKLPRITRENAEKLKAIEDTKKAEEHQKIEQKNNQREIDEADRDITAILEDPKIENPSEEVFEITQEIQPETSISIPETISQNTQPENSQAQQAPYTQNTTESTQQQEQQIYDNSAQNIAPIPQPNIVNTEQNQPAQKVIQAQQDFSKYGAIQGFSPLAGAQNQNGQNSAPNLQTVQNYDAQIADENLQQNTQAVQNNYSPQSSIYTKNQQFQPPQIMETTQNIAPQPTQYLSNQPTLNDIERMKIEYAQKMMNHRKN; encoded by the coding sequence ATGTTTAACTTAAAAAATATTTTTAGCGAAAACTCAGAAAATAAAAATTCGAAAAATACTTCGAGAAACTTTTTAGGCGATGGGAAAGCAATTTTAGATGCCGTTGATGATGGAGTTTTGGCAGTTAATTCAAAAGGGAATATCTTAGCAATCAACCCAGCAGCAGAGCAGATTACGGGCTGGAATGGTAGTGATGCGGCTGGATTGGTTTTTAATTCAGTTTTAAAAATTACGAATAATGAGGGTGGCGAAATGATTGAAATTTCCAACCCGGTGAATCGTGTTTTACGAACTGGTGAAAATTTCACAACACGAGATTTATTTATTAAAACTCAAAGCGGGAAAATTGTTCCGATTTTCTTGGCCGTAAACTCGATTGATAGTCAAAATTCTGGCGTAGTTGTAGTTTTTAGGGATATTTCGAAAGAGTTAAAAGACAACCGTGAACAAGCAGAGTTTATATCAACTGCGAGCCACGAAATGAGAACACCAGTTGCAAGCATCGAGGGATATATTGGCTTAGCCCTCAACCCAGCTACTGCAACAATTGACGCACGCGCAAAATCTTACCTTCAAAAAGCCCACGAAAACACCAAGCACTTAGGCCAACTTTTTCAAGATTTACTCGATATTACAAAAGCAGAAGACGGACGGCTCAAAAATGAACCTGTTGTTTTAGATGCAATTGAATTTTCACGAAACATTTGGGAAGGGCTAAAACCAAAAGCTGAAGCAAAGGGTTTGAATTATATTTTTGAACCAGATGACCACAAAACAGGCGAAAAAACTCTAACGCCAGTATTTTTTATTCATGCCGACCGCGATCACTTACATGAAATTTTGAATAACCTTTTCGAAAATGCCATAAAATATACGCCGAGCGGAATGGTTTCTGTGAATGTTACGGGTGACAATAACAATGTTCAAATTTCTGTTAAAGATAGTGGAATTGGGATTCCGGCCGAAGATATTCCGCATTTGTTTCAAAAATTTTATCGTGTAGATAATTCTGAAACGCGAGAAATTAATGGTACAGGGCTCGGGCTATTTTTGTCGCGCAAACTTACCGAGTCGATTGGCGGATTCTTGGATGTTGAAAGCGAATATAAAAAAGGTAGCACTTTCACTGTAAAATTGCCAAGAATTACGCGCGAAAACGCCGAAAAATTAAAAGCTATTGAAGACACTAAAAAAGCTGAGGAACACCAAAAAATTGAACAAAAAAATAATCAACGTGAAATTGACGAAGCCGACCGCGACATTACAGCAATTCTTGAAGATCCTAAAATAGAAAATCCAAGCGAAGAAGTTTTCGAAATTACCCAAGAAATTCAGCCAGAAACTTCAATTAGCATTCCTGAAACTATTTCGCAAAATACGCAACCAGAGAATTCGCAAGCTCAACAAGCTCCGTATACACAAAATACTACTGAATCAACTCAACAACAAGAACAACAAATTTATGATAATTCTGCGCAAAATATAGCTCCAATTCCGCAACCAAATATCGTAAATACTGAACAAAACCAACCGGCACAAAAGGTAATTCAAGCACAGCAAGACTTTTCTAAATATGGTGCAATTCAAGGTTTTAGCCCTCTAGCGGGAGCACAAAATCAGAATGGCCAAAATTCTGCACCAAATCTTCAAACAGTACAAAATTATGATGCTCAAATAGCGGATGAAAATTTACAACAAAATACACAAGCTGTTCAAAATAATTACTCGCCTCAAAGTTCAATATATACAAAAAATCAACAATTTCAACCGCCCCAGATAATGGAAACTACGCAGAATATAGCGCCTCAGCCGACCCAGTATCTATCAAATCAGCCAACTCTAAATGATATCGAAAGAATGAAAATTGAATACGCTCAAAAAATGATGAATCATCGGAAAAATTAA
- a CDS encoding GNAT family N-acetyltransferase, producing MNKIENDEWSFCFLHELGMDQQGEISVWLSNLTYQDDTVLNMSPDDIMEKSCVALLFDEETGEVIASASMMQPQINSFGQRLGEIGSMFTIEGYQRQGAASFLVQQIDEWAKAQDDIHGAYAFLNSKSPRSFAVNGYSGEIEKDGKILNAAEIVPAYAFNLCRTICRDEKAMHLMDLELRKKALEERAEMESSEELIQIRDELDYAKFERWIRFEKLIYENKTKIYRLSYSKDLNAKQDIETHRKIIDFYHDNLKNNLHCCDVVVAKLF from the coding sequence ATGAATAAAATCGAAAATGACGAATGGTCATTTTGTTTTCTGCATGAGCTCGGGATGGATCAGCAAGGTGAGATTTCGGTTTGGCTTTCAAATCTAACTTATCAAGATGATACGGTCTTGAATATGTCGCCAGATGACATTATGGAGAAATCCTGTGTTGCATTGCTTTTTGACGAAGAAACGGGCGAAGTAATTGCTTCCGCTTCAATGATGCAACCGCAAATCAATTCTTTTGGTCAAAGATTGGGTGAAATTGGCTCAATGTTTACCATTGAAGGATATCAGCGACAAGGAGCAGCGAGCTTTTTGGTTCAGCAAATTGATGAATGGGCAAAAGCGCAAGACGATATTCACGGTGCATACGCTTTTTTGAACTCGAAATCTCCGCGTTCATTTGCGGTGAACGGCTATAGCGGTGAAATTGAAAAAGATGGGAAAATTTTGAATGCTGCAGAAATCGTTCCGGCTTATGCATTTAATCTTTGCAGAACGATTTGCCGAGATGAAAAAGCAATGCATCTAATGGATCTGGAGCTTCGAAAAAAAGCTCTAGAGGAGAGAGCTGAAATGGAAAGTTCAGAAGAATTAATCCAGATTCGCGATGAGCTTGATTACGCAAAATTCGAACGGTGGATTCGTTTCGAAAAATTAATCTATGAAAATAAGACTAAGATTTACAGGCTTTCATATAGCAAAGACTTAAATGCTAAACAAGATATCGAAACACATCGTAAAATTATCGATTTTTACCACGATAATTTAAAAAATAACTTGCACTGTTGTGATGTAGTAGTTGCAAAATTATTCTAA
- a CDS encoding TatD family hydrolase, with translation MKIIDSHCHIHDVNFPIPQEEVFENMQNSKISKAICIGENLENSKIGVKFAEENSSKIELFAAIGVHPHEAEKYSPEELVHELEQLSKAPKVVAIGEIGLDYFYENFNREAQKQILKAQLKLAQKLNLPVSFHVRNAFEDFWPIFDEISKFGKIRGVLHSFTDSKDNLSKALKRDLFIGVNGISTFTKKPEDLEVFASIPLSRILIETDSPFLAPKGKRGKPNQPAFSKLIIEDLAEKRQISAEEVAKITTENCEKLFKI, from the coding sequence ATGAAAATTATTGATTCACATTGCCACATTCACGATGTAAATTTTCCAATTCCGCAAGAAGAAGTTTTTGAGAATATGCAAAATTCTAAAATCTCAAAAGCAATTTGTATTGGCGAAAATCTTGAAAATTCTAAAATTGGCGTTAAATTTGCTGAAGAAAATTCTAGCAAAATTGAACTTTTTGCAGCGATTGGCGTTCATCCACATGAAGCCGAAAAATATAGCCCAGAAGAGTTAGTTCATGAACTTGAGCAGCTTTCGAAAGCTCCAAAAGTGGTGGCCATTGGTGAAATTGGTCTTGATTATTTTTATGAAAATTTCAACCGTGAGGCACAGAAACAAATTCTAAAAGCTCAGCTCAAGCTTGCTCAAAAGCTAAATCTGCCCGTAAGTTTTCATGTTCGAAATGCTTTCGAAGATTTTTGGCCAATTTTTGATGAAATTTCAAAATTCGGTAAAATTCGTGGAGTTTTGCATTCTTTTACAGATTCGAAAGATAATTTAAGCAAAGCTTTAAAGCGCGATTTATTTATTGGCGTAAATGGAATTTCAACTTTTACAAAAAAGCCCGAAGATCTTGAAGTGTTTGCAAGTATTCCACTTTCAAGAATATTAATCGAAACAGATTCACCATTTTTAGCACCAAAAGGCAAGCGCGGAAAGCCAAACCAACCAGCTTTCTCAAAGTTAATTATTGAAGATTTAGCAGAAAAACGGCAAATTTCAGCCGAAGAAGTTGCTAAAATCACAACCGAAAATTGCGAAAAACTATTTAAAATTTAA
- the metG gene encoding methionine--tRNA ligase — MTKKKLYITTAIPYANGAPHIGNALDYLIADIWARYQRQQGNEVRFQVGTDEHGNKIAEKAAENGLTPQEYVDGTVQNFKNLMDKMKTTYTDFVRTTDLHHVGASQYIWMKLQPYIYKNTYEGWYCTGCESFYTEKEVTEFHGVCPNHQKPFERLSEENYYLRISEFTPKIIEAIETDRMKIVPEYRKKEFLNFLKGGLEDVSISRPKKNLTWGVPVPGDPEQVMYVWIDALANYLTVIGYPDVAGWQEFWPANVQVIGKDILRFHAGIWPAMLLGLDLALPKTLLVHGHISSNGVKMSKSIGNVVDPNEIINNYGLDAFRYYFSRHVATQDDGDFTWEKFENAYNNELGNDLGNLASRVANMVKRYQSGVVGEIPSDEHDRHTYNEYMKSLEFNKAIDEIWGLVRAHNQYIEGVKPWEIAKKAKENKDEENHLAEVLAHSVSGLLQISKMLEPFMPDTAEKLQTIFSSGVIRDEEIGLLFPKIYLKTEDPRAAKIAAAQNNQAKK; from the coding sequence ATGACGAAGAAAAAACTTTATATAACAACTGCAATTCCTTATGCAAATGGAGCGCCTCATATTGGAAACGCTCTTGATTACTTAATTGCCGATATTTGGGCGAGATACCAGCGCCAGCAAGGAAATGAAGTACGTTTTCAGGTTGGAACAGATGAGCACGGTAATAAAATTGCTGAAAAAGCCGCCGAAAATGGTTTAACTCCACAAGAATATGTTGACGGAACTGTTCAGAATTTCAAAAATTTGATGGACAAAATGAAAACAACTTACACCGATTTTGTTCGAACAACAGATTTACACCATGTCGGAGCATCACAATATATTTGGATGAAACTTCAGCCATATATTTATAAAAATACTTACGAAGGATGGTATTGTACAGGTTGTGAGAGTTTTTACACTGAAAAAGAAGTAACTGAATTTCATGGCGTTTGCCCAAACCATCAAAAACCTTTCGAAAGGCTTTCAGAAGAGAATTATTACTTGCGAATTTCAGAATTTACACCAAAAATCATTGAAGCCATTGAAACTGACCGAATGAAAATCGTGCCAGAATATCGCAAGAAAGAATTTTTAAACTTCTTGAAAGGCGGGCTTGAAGATGTTTCAATTTCACGACCAAAAAAGAATTTAACTTGGGGTGTACCTGTTCCTGGCGATCCGGAACAAGTAATGTATGTTTGGATTGATGCACTTGCAAACTATTTAACCGTGATCGGATACCCAGATGTTGCAGGTTGGCAAGAATTTTGGCCAGCAAATGTTCAAGTTATTGGAAAAGATATTTTACGTTTTCATGCGGGAATCTGGCCAGCAATGCTACTTGGGCTTGATTTAGCTTTACCAAAAACTCTGCTTGTTCATGGCCACATTTCAAGCAACGGTGTGAAAATGAGTAAATCGATCGGCAATGTGGTTGATCCGAACGAAATTATCAATAATTACGGACTAGATGCTTTTAGGTATTATTTCTCACGGCACGTTGCAACTCAAGATGATGGAGATTTTACCTGGGAGAAGTTCGAAAATGCCTACAACAACGAACTTGGTAACGACCTCGGCAATTTGGCTTCACGCGTAGCTAATATGGTTAAGCGTTATCAATCTGGCGTGGTTGGTGAAATTCCTAGCGATGAGCACGATCGCCATACTTACAACGAGTATATGAAATCTCTAGAATTCAATAAAGCGATTGATGAAATTTGGGGATTGGTTCGCGCCCATAATCAATATATTGAAGGTGTAAAACCTTGGGAAATTGCCAAGAAAGCAAAAGAAAATAAAGATGAAGAAAATCATCTAGCAGAAGTTCTTGCGCACTCTGTGTCAGGTTTATTACAAATCAGCAAAATGCTTGAACCGTTTATGCCAGATACGGCCGAAAAGCTTCAAACGATTTTTAGTAGTGGCGTAATTCGCGACGAAGAAATCGGCTTACTTTTCCCAAAAATTTATCTTAAAACTGAAGATCCGCGTGCCGCAAAAATCGCAGCCGCACAAAATAATCAAGCTAAAAAATAA
- a CDS encoding type II secretion system GspH family protein: protein MIEVVLVLAIAGLIFLMVFLALPALQRSQRDVQRKQDVAMVVTALHNWKANNKGRGYASMGNSVLTPLADLNEEQKKYGVNNSIEPIENSPLNSYISFDLKSGKNKNDSSSSLSLNTKIVTTSVNNNVTLFRIDSPSFRDHERIAVVVGMGCDNIELASNRSVVLRNIKKGAAAVVYLLESGGAYCQEA from the coding sequence ATCATTGAAGTTGTTTTAGTATTGGCTATAGCTGGTCTAATATTTTTAATGGTATTTTTGGCTTTACCAGCACTTCAACGATCACAGAGAGACGTGCAGCGAAAGCAAGATGTCGCAATGGTCGTGACAGCCCTGCACAATTGGAAAGCTAATAATAAAGGGCGAGGATATGCAAGTATGGGGAATAGTGTATTAACACCGCTAGCAGATCTAAATGAAGAACAGAAAAAATACGGAGTAAATAACAGTATTGAACCAATAGAGAATAGCCCTTTAAATAGCTATATTAGTTTTGATCTTAAGAGTGGTAAAAATAAAAACGATAGTTCTTCGAGCTTAAGTTTAAATACTAAAATTGTCACAACATCAGTCAACAATAATGTTACACTCTTTAGAATAGATAGTCCTAGTTTTAGGGATCACGAAAGAATTGCAGTAGTAGTTGGTATGGGGTGTGATAATATAGAACTAGCATCAAATAGATCAGTTGTACTGAGAAACATAAAAAAAGGAGCGGCCGCAGTTGTATATTTACTAGAATCCGGCGGAGCTTATTGTCAGGAAGCCTAA